Below is a window of Rhodopseudomonas sp. P2A-2r DNA.
ACGCCAGAGCGGCGCTCACCGGCAAGCTCTCTCATGACGACCTGACGCGCTATAACAACGTGCAGAAGCTGCTCTATGCCGGGATCATCGTGGTTGGCATCCTGATCGTGCTGTCCGGCCTGTCGATCTGGAAGCCGGTCCAGTTCCAGTACCTCACCGCGTTGTTCGGCGGCTACGACATCGCCCGCTACGTGCATTTCACCATGATGGCATTGATCTGCGCCTTTCTCGTCATCCACGTCGCGCTGGCGCTGCTGGTTCCGAAGAGCCTGCGCGCCATGATCATCGGACGCTAGGGAGAACGAACATGATCAAGACAATTCGCTCGCTCATCATCCCCGGCGTCGACAAGAATCTGCTGGTGCGCGACGCCACCCGGCTCATGCCCGACCTGTCGCGGCGCCGTTTCATCGCGTCGGGCGCCAGCCTGGGCGCGCTGACCTTTCTCACCGGCTGCGACGTCTCCGACAGTTTTTCCGCCGAAAGCATGCTGGCGCAGATCTCCAAGTTCAACGATGGCGTGCAGGCGGCGATCTTCAATCCCAACGCACTGGCGCCGACCTTTTCGGAAAAGGACATCAAGCGGCCGTTCCCGTTCAATGCCTACTACCAGGAGGACGAGGCGCCCGAGGTGGATGGCGCACACTGGAAACTCGAGGTCTCCGGCCTAGTGCAGAACAAGAAGTCATGGACCCTGCCGGAGCTCTACAAGCTGCCCGAGGTGAGCCAGATCACCCGCCACATCTGCGTCGAGGGCTGGAGCGCCATCGGCTCATGGCAGGGCACGCCGCTGCGCGATTTCCTCGCTTTGGTCGGTGCTGACACCAAGGCGAAATATGTCTGGTTCCGCTGCGCAGAGGGCTATACGAGCCCGCTCGACATGCCTACCGCGCTGCATGCGCAGACCCAGATGACCTTCAAGTTCGACAACAAGATCCTCCTGCGCGCCTATGGCTTCCCGATGAAGATCCGGGTGCCGACAAAGCTCGGCTTCAAGAATCCGAAATACGTGGTCTCCATGGAAGTCACCAACGACTACAAGGGCGGCTACTGGGAAGATCAGGGCTACAACGACTTCAGCGGAAGCTGAGCGGCTTCTGGAACGCCGCCGCCACCGCGCCGATGGCCAGTGCGGCGGCTGACACCACGAGCGCCGAGGTGAGGCTTCCGGTGGCGTCGGTGAGGGCGCCGATGGCGATCGGGCCGAGGATCTGGCCGATGCCGAACACGATGGTGACCGCGGCGATCGCCCGGGGCCACGCCTCCGGCGGATAGTTGAAGCGGACGAAGGCGGTCGTGGAGGCCACCACGGCGAAGAAGGCGACGCCGAACACGGCAGCCGATGCCGCCAGCCACCACACGGAGTGACCAAGCAGGGGCAAGGTCGCACCGACGGCGTTGACGCCGAGAATGATCGCAGTGGCGCTGCCGCCGCGGCCGCGCGCAAGGACGCCGCGCCAGACCCATGGCGTGACGAAGGCGGACAGCCCGATCAGAGACCAGAACGCGCTCTGCGCCGCGGCGCCGCCGCCGAGATCGCGGACGTAGGCGATCATGAAGGTCATGTAGGCGATGTAGCCGGCGCCAAACAGGAAATAGCCGGCCAGATAGATCCATACCGGCCGGATCGCGAACGGCGCCGGCGTGGCTTCGGGGCGTCCGGCCGTGTCGTCGAAGGCGACGATAAACAGCGGCACCGTCAGCATTGCGGTGACGAGCGCCAGCGCCAGCCACACGATCCACCACGATCCGGCTCCGAACCCCTGCAGCAGGAACGGGGCCATCAGCCCGGATACCAGGATGCCCAGGCCGGGCCCGGCATAGAACAGGCTGAGCAGGAAGCTGGCCCGGGCCGGCGTGCGCTGCGCGATGGTCGCCGCCAGCGTGCCGCCGGCAACGAAGCCCACCGCGGCGCCGAAGCCGGCCAGCAGCCGGGCCGCGCTCAGGACCGTAAAATCGGCCGACAGGCCGCATAGCAGCAGCGACATCACGCAAGCGAGCGTGCCGGCCCGCACCAAGGCAAACAGCCCGTAGCGCTTGCCGAGGCTTGCTGCCGCCAGCGCGCCGGCCAGGTAACCGGCGGCGTTGACGGTGTTCATGAATCCCGCCGCCGAATAGGACCAGTGCAGGCTGTCGCGCATATCCGGCAGAACCAGCGAATAGGCAAACCGCCCGACGCCCAGCCCGATCGCCGGGGACAGCGACAGCATCAGGATCAACCCGGCGGGGGATGCGGGCGAAGGCGACTGGACGCGGACTGTCAAGGGAAACTCCGGCTTCGCCGCAGTCTGTCAGCTGTGCGCCGCACACTGCAAGGCAGCGAACCGGCAACGCTGTCTTGCCAACCGTGCAATGGCGCTTTAGCACTCCGCGCGCATCAAGAAATTTCAGGGATATCGACCATGGCGACCCACAAACTGCTGCTTCTCCCCGGCGACGGCATCGGCCCCGAAGTGATGGCGGAGGTGAAGCGGCTGATCGACTGGATCGACGCCCAGGGCATCGCGCATTTCACCACCGAAGACGGCCTGGTGGGCGGCGCCGCCTATGACGCCGACAAGCTGGCCATCACGGATGCCACGATGGCCCGGGCGGAAGCCGCCGATGCCATTATCTTCGGCGCCGTGGGCGGACCGAAATGGGACGCCGTGCCCTATGAGGCGCGCCCCGAGGCCGGCCTGCTGCGCCTGCGCAAGGATCTCGGCCTGTTCGCCAACCTGCGGCCGGCAGTGTGCTATCCGGCGCTGGCGGATTCATCGAGCCTGAAGCGCGAGATCGTCGAGGGCCTCGACATCATGATCGTGCGCGAGCTGACCGGCGGCGTGTATTTCGGCGAGCCGAAGACCATCACCGATCTCGGCAACGGCCAGAAGCGCGCCATCGATACCCAAGTCTACGACACCTACGAGATCGAGCGCATCGCGCGCGTCGCTTTCGATCTGGCGCGCAAGCGTCAGAACAAGGTGACGTCGATGGAAAAGCGCAACGTCATGAAATCCGGCGTGTTGTGGAACGAGGTGGTGACGCAGGTGCACGGCCGTGAATACACGGACGTCAAGCTCGAGCACCAGCTCGCGGATTCCGGCGGCATGAACCTGGTGAAATGGCCGAAGCAGTTCGACGTCATCGTCACCGACAATCTGTTCGGCGACATGCTCTCCGACATCGCGGCGATGCTGACGGGGTCATTGGGCATGCTGCCGTCGGCCTCGCTCGGCGAAGTCAATGCCAAGACCGGTAAACGCAAGGCGATGTATGAGCCGGTGCACGGCTCGGCACCGGATATCGCAGGCACCGGCAAGGCCAATCCGCTGGCCATGATCGCCTCGTTCGGCATGGCGCTGCGCTATTCGTTGGAACTCGGTGAGCTCGCCGACAAGGTCGATGAAGCCATCGCCGCGGTGCTGGCCAAGGGCCTGCGCACGGCGGATATCGCAACTGCGGGATCCGCGACGGTCAGCACGGCGCAAATGGGCGAGGCACTGCTGGCCGAGCTGCAGGCGCTGCACGGGTAAGTCGCGCCTCCGCAGTCGTTCCCGCCGCTATCTCCGACGTCATCCTGAGGAGCGCGCTCTTGCGCGCCTCGAAGGATGGAGCGCCGACACCGGTGGCCGCATCCTTCGAGGCTCGCCGAAGGCGGCGAGCGCCTCAGGATGACGATGCTGGTGCTTTTGGCGCACGCAAATAAAAATGCCCGGCTCAGCCGGGCAT
It encodes the following:
- a CDS encoding YbfB/YjiJ family MFS transporter; this translates as MLSLSPAIGLGVGRFAYSLVLPDMRDSLHWSYSAAGFMNTVNAAGYLAGALAAASLGKRYGLFALVRAGTLACVMSLLLCGLSADFTVLSAARLLAGFGAAVGFVAGGTLAATIAQRTPARASFLLSLFYAGPGLGILVSGLMAPFLLQGFGAGSWWIVWLALALVTAMLTVPLFIVAFDDTAGRPEATPAPFAIRPVWIYLAGYFLFGAGYIAYMTFMIAYVRDLGGGAAAQSAFWSLIGLSAFVTPWVWRGVLARGRGGSATAIILGVNAVGATLPLLGHSVWWLAASAAVFGVAFFAVVASTTAFVRFNYPPEAWPRAIAAVTIVFGIGQILGPIAIGALTDATGSLTSALVVSAAALAIGAVAAAFQKPLSFR
- a CDS encoding molybdopterin-dependent oxidoreductase yields the protein MIKTIRSLIIPGVDKNLLVRDATRLMPDLSRRRFIASGASLGALTFLTGCDVSDSFSAESMLAQISKFNDGVQAAIFNPNALAPTFSEKDIKRPFPFNAYYQEDEAPEVDGAHWKLEVSGLVQNKKSWTLPELYKLPEVSQITRHICVEGWSAIGSWQGTPLRDFLALVGADTKAKYVWFRCAEGYTSPLDMPTALHAQTQMTFKFDNKILLRAYGFPMKIRVPTKLGFKNPKYVVSMEVTNDYKGGYWEDQGYNDFSGS
- the leuB gene encoding 3-isopropylmalate dehydrogenase gives rise to the protein MATHKLLLLPGDGIGPEVMAEVKRLIDWIDAQGIAHFTTEDGLVGGAAYDADKLAITDATMARAEAADAIIFGAVGGPKWDAVPYEARPEAGLLRLRKDLGLFANLRPAVCYPALADSSSLKREIVEGLDIMIVRELTGGVYFGEPKTITDLGNGQKRAIDTQVYDTYEIERIARVAFDLARKRQNKVTSMEKRNVMKSGVLWNEVVTQVHGREYTDVKLEHQLADSGGMNLVKWPKQFDVIVTDNLFGDMLSDIAAMLTGSLGMLPSASLGEVNAKTGKRKAMYEPVHGSAPDIAGTGKANPLAMIASFGMALRYSLELGELADKVDEAIAAVLAKGLRTADIATAGSATVSTAQMGEALLAELQALHG